Proteins encoded together in one Planctomyces sp. SH-PL14 window:
- the lysS gene encoding lysine--tRNA ligase, translated as MSTAPDRLEAVRIEKLQKIEALGHDPWGQRFDDHLPIREVRAKAPAENGIDGETVRVAGRILRRNDRGKLKFFHILDMSGQIQLMVSKADIDENAWALIEELDLGDIIGVDGPVKRTRTGEITIGIKALQILCKSLAQPPEKFHGVEDIEILLRHRHLDLIYTEGVVERMQLRTKILQSVRNTLNERRFLEVETPVLHAVAGGAAARPFITHHNTLDIPLYLRIALELHLKRLMVGGIERVYEMSRVFRNEGIDATHNPEFTMIEIYQAYGNYESMMDLTEAIITNAARVVVTERAKLAGTEAPERLVMPWGDKEVDFTPPWQRRTYGDLFREHVGVDMADSAAVTEVAKKRGIETQGVHPDVIISELFEAYVEDSLVGPVFVTDYPSSLCPLTKRKRGNPDIAERFELFVHGMELANAYTELNDPLLQEELFRTQLAGMSEEDSMAKMDTEFVTALKTGMPPAGGLGIGIDRLIMLLLNCRSIRDVIFFPLLKPEAPRGISGGTPEVPSPS; from the coding sequence ATGTCCACCGCTCCCGACCGCCTCGAAGCGGTCCGCATCGAAAAGCTCCAGAAGATCGAAGCCCTTGGCCACGACCCGTGGGGCCAGCGGTTCGACGACCATCTGCCGATCCGCGAAGTCCGCGCCAAAGCCCCGGCTGAGAACGGCATTGACGGCGAGACCGTCCGCGTCGCGGGCCGGATTCTCCGCCGCAACGACCGCGGCAAGCTCAAGTTCTTCCACATCCTCGACATGTCCGGCCAGATCCAGCTCATGGTGAGCAAGGCGGATATCGACGAGAACGCCTGGGCGCTCATCGAAGAGCTCGACCTGGGGGACATCATCGGCGTCGACGGCCCGGTCAAGCGGACCCGGACCGGCGAGATCACGATCGGCATCAAGGCGCTGCAGATCCTCTGCAAGTCGCTGGCCCAGCCGCCGGAGAAGTTCCACGGCGTCGAGGACATCGAAATTCTCCTGCGGCACCGCCACCTCGACCTGATCTACACTGAGGGGGTCGTGGAGCGGATGCAGCTCCGCACCAAGATCCTGCAGTCGGTCCGCAACACGCTGAACGAGCGGCGGTTCCTGGAGGTCGAGACCCCGGTGCTGCACGCCGTTGCCGGCGGGGCGGCGGCTCGGCCGTTCATCACGCACCACAACACGCTCGATATTCCTCTCTATCTCCGGATTGCCCTCGAGCTGCATCTCAAGCGGCTGATGGTGGGCGGGATCGAGCGGGTCTACGAAATGAGCCGCGTCTTCCGGAACGAAGGGATTGATGCCACGCACAATCCTGAGTTCACGATGATCGAGATCTATCAGGCCTACGGCAACTACGAGTCGATGATGGACCTCACGGAGGCGATCATCACGAACGCCGCCCGGGTCGTCGTCACCGAGCGGGCGAAGCTGGCCGGGACGGAAGCCCCCGAGCGGCTCGTCATGCCCTGGGGGGACAAGGAAGTCGACTTCACGCCGCCGTGGCAGCGGCGGACGTATGGTGACCTGTTCCGCGAGCATGTCGGGGTCGACATGGCGGACTCGGCGGCGGTGACGGAAGTGGCGAAGAAGCGGGGGATCGAGACCCAGGGGGTTCATCCGGACGTCATTATCAGCGAGCTGTTCGAGGCGTATGTCGAGGACAGTCTTGTCGGTCCGGTATTCGTGACCGATTACCCGTCGTCGCTCTGTCCGCTGACGAAGCGGAAGCGGGGCAACCCGGATATCGCCGAGCGGTTTGAGCTGTTCGTGCATGGGATGGAGCTGGCGAACGCTTACACGGAGCTCAACGATCCGCTGTTGCAGGAGGAGTTGTTCCGGACGCAGCTGGCCGGGATGTCTGAAGAGGACTCGATGGCCAAGATGGACACCGAGTTTGTGACGGCGCTCAAGACCGGGATGCCGCCGGCCGGTGGGTTGGGGATCGGGATCGATCGTCTGATCATGCTGCTGCTGAACTGTCGCAGCATTCGGGACGTGATCTTCTTCCCGTTGTTGAAGCCTGAAGCGCCGCGGGGGATCAGTGGTGGGACGCCCGAGGTTCCGTCGCCATCGTGA